Proteins from one Rosa chinensis cultivar Old Blush chromosome 7, RchiOBHm-V2, whole genome shotgun sequence genomic window:
- the LOC112176918 gene encoding histone-lysine N-methyltransferase ATXR7 isoform X1, whose translation MEMSCQSNGNSSDIQQLCNSGGTPYQDKTYSGYMPPPPPFVSGWMYVNEQGQMCGPYIQQQLFEGLSTGFLPDELPVYPVVNGALINPIPLKYFKQFPDHVATGFAYLSLGSISSTSTPTNSLKSCNGDLATCSIPTPVATGYPDLQYDSTSQTSHDTSVSNKLILNSKAPNQVTSNQSLSSKDSCWLYEDEEGKRNGPYSLFELNSWHRYGYLRDSLTIYHVKNKCKPFTLSSVLNSWKLDGPETITKFDAKCNESGPLVSIISEVTEGVSSQLHYGIMKSARRVVLDEIISNVIAEFVTTTKAQRLNQDMKTWSLDAKKSEIDCEAGVSDYVAERTCINQDLPSPMTKSVGSIQNFWDSYAVVCRMLFDYCMEVMWNAVFYDSVAEYSSAWRRRKLWTGSPLLWRPPKRCGDWVEKITKLPHEILSDNDDDRPPGFELSGAELGRHAQPSLSSSLVLMEEKPPKQIGPSYEDMKYIVEHIENELQLSAKSSLTEYVGCCVDEEVSKLVNSSTEENSIKENIDCSPRSIGGSSDPCDNLRTSNNTSAEIILSEISLTPEVEKPFHSSFSENCMSNFLASAFKEVCSHVDDLDGDQEVNEPSPPGLIANVKTLGRSPICKFRPSRSEECIPKIGAYVATAMLRKKLRDDVIGEWKSSFIDLALNKFLASWRTSRKNHVRNEEKACNTNKEELKHCHSSITAEVSPVIDEYKYQRKRLRKKSGSSGLVTVIDTGLKSETVEKAKKLHVARNVPKNATVIPRNRCLSKPQTESSVDAISVKVNSKRLSSTDKSAAKNASSRKPLKGSHEQSCEPIDDVIDGISSVRGSQTELSVGAIALQAIDKRCSSTDTLVANNAISRKRLKVSHAVKGSEPMECTPKPSKRMVSAHVQDDNDIENVVNSHGRDDRLKGEPLAKVSKLKRERPVGGSQLPHPKKVLKVANDVLKQAANIPVAVRKARSSKSKTSNPCPKSDGCARASINGWEWHRWSLKATPAERARGRGIKYVNAQYRTSDTNTSQWSNGKGLSARTNRVKMRSLLAAAEGADLLKATQLKARKKRLRFQRSKIHDWGLIALEPIEAEDFVIEYVGELIRPQISDIRERHYEKMGIGSSYLFRIDDGYVVDATKRGGIARFINHSCEPNCYTKVISVEGEKKIFIYAKRHIAAGEEITYNYKFPLEEKKIPCNCGSKRCRGSLN comes from the exons TGGGTTTGCATATCTGAGTCTGGGCAGCATCTCGAGCACAAGCACGCCTACAAATTCTCTTAAATCTTGCAATGGGGATTTGGCTACATGTAGTATACCTACACCGGTTGCTACCGGTTATCCTGATTTACAGTATGACTCCACTTCACAGACCAGCCACGACACTAGTGTTTCCAATAAGCTGATATTGAACTCCAAAGCACCTAATCAAGTTACTTCAAATCAGTCACTG TCAAGTAAAGATTCTTGCTGGTTGTATGAGGATGAGGAAGGGAAGAGAAATGGGCCATATTCTCTTTTCGAATTAAATTCTTGGCATCGATATGGATATCTTCGGGATTCACTGACG ATTTATCATGTCAAGAACAAGTGTAAACCTTTCACGCTGTCATCGGTTCTCAATTCATGGAAACTTGATGGACCTGAAACCATCACCAAATTTGATGCCAAATGTAATGAGTCTGGCccattggtaagcattataTCTGAAGTCACAGAGGGAGTTTCTTCCCAACTGCACTATGGAATTATGAAATCAGCTCGTAGAGTTGTTTTAGATGAGATAATCAGCAATGTGATTGCTGAGTTTGTTACCACCACGAAAGCTCAGAGACTTAACCAGGATATGAAGACCTGGTCCTTGGATGCAAAAAAG TCTGAAATTGACTGTGAGGCTGGAGTTTCCGACTATGTTGCTGAAAGGACATGTATCAATCAGGATTTGCCTTCACCAATGACTAAATCTGTTGGAAGCATTCAGAACTTTTGGGATTCTTATGCAGTTGTTTGTAGAATGCTCTTTGATTATTGCATGGAAGTCATGTGGAATGCTGTCTTCTATGATTCAGTGGCAGAATATTCATCTGCTTGGAGGAGAAGGAAACTATGGACTGGCTCTCCATTGTTGTGGAGACCTCCTAAAAGATGTGGTGACTGGGTGGAAAAGATCACAAAATTACCTCATGAAATT TTAtctgataatgatgatgatcgTCCCCCTGGTTTTGAACTGTCGGGAGCTGAGTTAGGGCGTCATGCTCAGCCATCATTGAGCTCTTCATTGGTTCTAATGGAGGaaaaaccaccaaaacagaTAGGTCCCTCATACGAAGACATGAAGTACATTGTAGAGCATATAGAAAATGAACTTCAATTGTCTGCAAAGAGTTCCTTGACCGAGTATGTTGGATGCTGTGTTGATGAGGAAGTGAGTAAACTAGTTAATTCGTCCACAGAAGAGAATTCAATAAAG GAGAATATTGACTGTTCCCCGAGGAGCATTGGTGGCTCATCTGACCCATGTGACAATTTGAGGACTTCAAATAACACATCTGCAGAAATTATTCTGTCTGAGATATCCCTAACTCCAGAAGTAGAAAAACCCTTCCATAGTTCTTTTTCTGAAAATTGTATGTCTAATTTTCTGGCAAGTGCTTTTAAGGAAGTCTGTTCTCATGTTGATGATCTTGATGGTGACCAAGAAGTAAATGAACCATCACCCCCTGGACTCATAGCCAATGTTAAAACTCTTGGACGGTCACCTATTTGCAAATTCCGACCTTCAAGGTCAGAagaatgtattcctaagattggAGCATATGTTGCTACAGCAATGTTGCGGAAGAAACTCCGTGATGATGTTATTGGAGAATGGAAATCATCATTTATTGATCTGGCTCTTAATAAGTTTCTTGCATCATGGCGAACTTCAAGGAAGAACCATGTCCGTAATGAG GAAAAAGCCTGCAACACCaataaagaagaattaaagcatTGTCACAGTTCTATCACTGCAGAAGTATCTCCAGTGATCGATGAATATAAATATCAGCGCAAGAGGTTGCGGAAAAAGTCAGGTTCTTCTGGACTTGTAACTGTAATTGATACTGGGTTAAAGAGTGAAACAGTGGAAAAGGCAAAGAAGCTACACGTTGCTAGAAATGTGCCGAAGAATGCTACTGTGATTCCTAGAAACAGATGTCTAAGCAAACCCCAAACTGAATCATCTGTTGATGCCATATCTGTGAAAGTTAATTCTAAAAGGCTTTCATCAACTGATAAGTCCGCAGCTAAGAATGCTAGTAGTCGGAAGCCATTGAAGGGTTCTCATGAACAAA gttgtgAGCCCATTGACGATGTTATTGATGGCATCAGCTCAGTTAGGGGATCCCAAACTGAATTATCTGTTGGTGCCATTGCCTTGCAAGCCATTGATAAGAGGTGTTCATCCACTGATACATTAGTAGCTAATAATGCTATTAGTCGGAAACGATTGAAGGTTTCTCATGCAGTTAAAG GTAGTGAACCCATGGAGTGCACTCCTAAACCTAGTAAAAGGATGGTTTCAGCTCATGTCCAGGATGACAATGATATTGAGAATGTTGTAAATAGCCATGGTCGAGATGATCGGCTTAAAGGAGAGCCTT TAGCTAAGGTGTCAAAGCTGAAAAGGGAGCGTCCAGTTGGCGGTTCACAATTGCCACATCCCAAAAAGGTCTTGAAAGTAGCCAATGATGTTCTCAAGCAAGCAGCAAATATCCCAGTCGCAGTAAGAAAGGCCCGGTCCAGTAAGTCAAAGACGTCAAATCCTTGCCCTAAATCTGATGGATGTGCCCGTGCTTCAATTAATGGCTGGGAATGGCATAGATGGTCACTAAAAGCAACTCCTGCTGAAAGAGCTCGTGGTAGGGGAATCAAATATGTTAATGCCCAGTACCGGACTTCTGACACTAATACATCACAGTGGTCAAATGGCAAGGGTCTTTCTGCAAGAACAAATAGGGTGAAGATGCGCAGTCTTCTTGCTGCTGCTGAGGGTGCTGACCTTTTGAAAGCCACTCAATTAAAG GCAAGGAAAAAGCGTCTACGTTTCCAGCGGAGCAAGATACATGATTGGGGTCTTATTGCCTTGGAGCCAATCGAGGCAGAAGACTTTGTTATTGAATATGTTGGAGAATTGATTCGTCCCCAG ATATCTGATATACGCGAGCGTCATTACGAGAAGATGGGAATTGGCAGCAGTTATTTGTTTAGGATTGATGATGGTTATGTG GTTGATGCTACAAAACGTGGAGGAATTGCTAGATTCATAAACCATTCTTGTGAG CCTAACTGCTACACCAAGGTTATAAGTGTTGAGGGTGAGAAAAAGATTTTCATTTATGCAAAACGACATATAGCTGCTGGTGAAGAAATTACATACAATTATAAGTTCCCATTAGAGGAGAAAAAGATTCCATGCAATTGTGGTTCGAAAAG GTGCCGTGGATCATTGAATTAG
- the LOC112176918 gene encoding histone-lysine N-methyltransferase ATXR7 isoform X2: protein MEMSCQSNGNSSDIQQLCNSGGTPYQDKTYSGYMPPPPPFVSGWMYVNEQGQMCGPYIQQQLFEGLSTGFLPDELPVYPVVNGALINPIPLKYFKQFPDHVATGFAYLSLGSISSTSTPTNSLKSCNGDLATCSIPTPVATGYPDLQYDSTSQTSHDTSVSNKLILNSKAPNQVTSNQSLSSKDSCWLYEDEEGKRNGPYSLFELNSWHRYGYLRDSLTIYHVKNKCKPFTLSSVLNSWKLDGPETITKFDAKCNESGPLVSIISEVTEGVSSQLHYGIMKSARRVVLDEIISNVIAEFVTTTKAQRLNQDMKTWSLDAKKSEIDCEAGVSDYVAERTCINQDLPSPMTKSVGSIQNFWDSYAVVCRMLFDYCMEVMWNAVFYDSVAEYSSAWRRRKLWTGSPLLWRPPKRCGDWVEKITKLPHEILSDNDDDRPPGFELSGAELGRHAQPSLSSSLVLMEEKPPKQIGPSYEDMKYIVEHIENELQLSAKSSLTEYVGCCVDEEVSKLVNSSTEENSIKENIDCSPRSIGGSSDPCDNLRTSNNTSAEIILSEISLTPEVEKPFHSSFSENCMSNFLASAFKEVCSHVDDLDGDQEVNEPSPPGLIANVKTLGRSPICKFRPSRSEECIPKIGAYVATAMLRKKLRDDVIGEWKSSFIDLALNKFLASWRTSRKNHVRNEEKACNTNKEELKHCHSSITAEVSPVIDEYKYQRKRLRKKSGSSGLVTVIDTGLKSETVEKAKKLHVARNVPKNATVIPRNRCLSKPQTESSVDAISVKVNSKRLSSTDKSAAKNASSRKPLKGSHEQSCEPIDDVIDGISSVRGSQTELSVGAIALQAIDKRCSSTDTLVANNAISRKRLKVSHAVKGSEPMECTPKPSKRMVSAHVQDDNDIENVVNSHGRDDRLKGEPLAKVSKLKRERPVGGSQLPHPKKVLKVANDVLKQAANIPVAVRKARSSKSKTSNPCPKSDGCARASINGWEWHRWSLKATPAERARGRGIKYVNAQYRTSDTNTSQWSNGKGLSARTNRVKMRSLLAAAEGADLLKATQLKARKKRLRFQRSKIHDWGLIALEPIEAEDFVIEYVGELIRPQISDIRERHYEKMGIGSSYLFRIDDGYVYFFFF from the exons TGGGTTTGCATATCTGAGTCTGGGCAGCATCTCGAGCACAAGCACGCCTACAAATTCTCTTAAATCTTGCAATGGGGATTTGGCTACATGTAGTATACCTACACCGGTTGCTACCGGTTATCCTGATTTACAGTATGACTCCACTTCACAGACCAGCCACGACACTAGTGTTTCCAATAAGCTGATATTGAACTCCAAAGCACCTAATCAAGTTACTTCAAATCAGTCACTG TCAAGTAAAGATTCTTGCTGGTTGTATGAGGATGAGGAAGGGAAGAGAAATGGGCCATATTCTCTTTTCGAATTAAATTCTTGGCATCGATATGGATATCTTCGGGATTCACTGACG ATTTATCATGTCAAGAACAAGTGTAAACCTTTCACGCTGTCATCGGTTCTCAATTCATGGAAACTTGATGGACCTGAAACCATCACCAAATTTGATGCCAAATGTAATGAGTCTGGCccattggtaagcattataTCTGAAGTCACAGAGGGAGTTTCTTCCCAACTGCACTATGGAATTATGAAATCAGCTCGTAGAGTTGTTTTAGATGAGATAATCAGCAATGTGATTGCTGAGTTTGTTACCACCACGAAAGCTCAGAGACTTAACCAGGATATGAAGACCTGGTCCTTGGATGCAAAAAAG TCTGAAATTGACTGTGAGGCTGGAGTTTCCGACTATGTTGCTGAAAGGACATGTATCAATCAGGATTTGCCTTCACCAATGACTAAATCTGTTGGAAGCATTCAGAACTTTTGGGATTCTTATGCAGTTGTTTGTAGAATGCTCTTTGATTATTGCATGGAAGTCATGTGGAATGCTGTCTTCTATGATTCAGTGGCAGAATATTCATCTGCTTGGAGGAGAAGGAAACTATGGACTGGCTCTCCATTGTTGTGGAGACCTCCTAAAAGATGTGGTGACTGGGTGGAAAAGATCACAAAATTACCTCATGAAATT TTAtctgataatgatgatgatcgTCCCCCTGGTTTTGAACTGTCGGGAGCTGAGTTAGGGCGTCATGCTCAGCCATCATTGAGCTCTTCATTGGTTCTAATGGAGGaaaaaccaccaaaacagaTAGGTCCCTCATACGAAGACATGAAGTACATTGTAGAGCATATAGAAAATGAACTTCAATTGTCTGCAAAGAGTTCCTTGACCGAGTATGTTGGATGCTGTGTTGATGAGGAAGTGAGTAAACTAGTTAATTCGTCCACAGAAGAGAATTCAATAAAG GAGAATATTGACTGTTCCCCGAGGAGCATTGGTGGCTCATCTGACCCATGTGACAATTTGAGGACTTCAAATAACACATCTGCAGAAATTATTCTGTCTGAGATATCCCTAACTCCAGAAGTAGAAAAACCCTTCCATAGTTCTTTTTCTGAAAATTGTATGTCTAATTTTCTGGCAAGTGCTTTTAAGGAAGTCTGTTCTCATGTTGATGATCTTGATGGTGACCAAGAAGTAAATGAACCATCACCCCCTGGACTCATAGCCAATGTTAAAACTCTTGGACGGTCACCTATTTGCAAATTCCGACCTTCAAGGTCAGAagaatgtattcctaagattggAGCATATGTTGCTACAGCAATGTTGCGGAAGAAACTCCGTGATGATGTTATTGGAGAATGGAAATCATCATTTATTGATCTGGCTCTTAATAAGTTTCTTGCATCATGGCGAACTTCAAGGAAGAACCATGTCCGTAATGAG GAAAAAGCCTGCAACACCaataaagaagaattaaagcatTGTCACAGTTCTATCACTGCAGAAGTATCTCCAGTGATCGATGAATATAAATATCAGCGCAAGAGGTTGCGGAAAAAGTCAGGTTCTTCTGGACTTGTAACTGTAATTGATACTGGGTTAAAGAGTGAAACAGTGGAAAAGGCAAAGAAGCTACACGTTGCTAGAAATGTGCCGAAGAATGCTACTGTGATTCCTAGAAACAGATGTCTAAGCAAACCCCAAACTGAATCATCTGTTGATGCCATATCTGTGAAAGTTAATTCTAAAAGGCTTTCATCAACTGATAAGTCCGCAGCTAAGAATGCTAGTAGTCGGAAGCCATTGAAGGGTTCTCATGAACAAA gttgtgAGCCCATTGACGATGTTATTGATGGCATCAGCTCAGTTAGGGGATCCCAAACTGAATTATCTGTTGGTGCCATTGCCTTGCAAGCCATTGATAAGAGGTGTTCATCCACTGATACATTAGTAGCTAATAATGCTATTAGTCGGAAACGATTGAAGGTTTCTCATGCAGTTAAAG GTAGTGAACCCATGGAGTGCACTCCTAAACCTAGTAAAAGGATGGTTTCAGCTCATGTCCAGGATGACAATGATATTGAGAATGTTGTAAATAGCCATGGTCGAGATGATCGGCTTAAAGGAGAGCCTT TAGCTAAGGTGTCAAAGCTGAAAAGGGAGCGTCCAGTTGGCGGTTCACAATTGCCACATCCCAAAAAGGTCTTGAAAGTAGCCAATGATGTTCTCAAGCAAGCAGCAAATATCCCAGTCGCAGTAAGAAAGGCCCGGTCCAGTAAGTCAAAGACGTCAAATCCTTGCCCTAAATCTGATGGATGTGCCCGTGCTTCAATTAATGGCTGGGAATGGCATAGATGGTCACTAAAAGCAACTCCTGCTGAAAGAGCTCGTGGTAGGGGAATCAAATATGTTAATGCCCAGTACCGGACTTCTGACACTAATACATCACAGTGGTCAAATGGCAAGGGTCTTTCTGCAAGAACAAATAGGGTGAAGATGCGCAGTCTTCTTGCTGCTGCTGAGGGTGCTGACCTTTTGAAAGCCACTCAATTAAAG GCAAGGAAAAAGCGTCTACGTTTCCAGCGGAGCAAGATACATGATTGGGGTCTTATTGCCTTGGAGCCAATCGAGGCAGAAGACTTTGTTATTGAATATGTTGGAGAATTGATTCGTCCCCAG ATATCTGATATACGCGAGCGTCATTACGAGAAGATGGGAATTGGCAGCAGTTATTTGTTTAGGATTGATGATGGTTATGTG tattttttttttttctga